The uncultured Cohaesibacter sp. genomic sequence AGAGAAGAAAGCTCATGAACAAGAAACCTGATCGTAACGATCGTGAAGAGCGCGAAAGCGAATTCGTCGACCGCCTCGTCCACATCAACCGCGTTGCTAAAGTGGTTAAGGGTGGCCGCCGGTTCGGTTTCGCTGCGCTAGTCGTTATTGGTGACCAGAAGGGCCGTGTTGGCTTTGGTCACGGCAAGGCACGCGAAGTGCCAGAAGCCATTCGCAAGGCATCTGACGCAGCCAAACGGAATATGATCCGTGTACCTCTTCGCGAGGGTCGCACCCTGCATCATGACGTTTATGGTCGCCACGGCGCCGGTAAAGTCACGTTGCGTGCAGCTCCTGCTGGTACTGGTATCATCGCGGGTGGTCCGATGCGTGCTGTGTTTGAAACACTGGGCGTGCAGGATGTGGTTGCCAAGTCTGTTGGTACTTCCAACCCGTACAACATGGTTCGTGCTACCTTTGATGCGCTGAAAGCAGAAGACAGCCCTCGTGGTGTTGCTGCTCGTCGCGGTCTGAAGGTTTCCACGCTCCAGGCTCGTCGTCGTGTCTCTGATGGGGGGCGCTCTGACAGCTAAGCTGGATGAGTGAACCTTTCATCTCTAGATAAAAGAGGAGCCGGACATGGCAACTAAGGAACAGGGTACCGTTACTGTAGAACAGATCGGCAGCCCTTTGCGTCGGCCAAAAGATCAGCGGGCTACGCTGATCGGTCTTGGCCTTAACAAATTGCATCGTCGTCGTACTCTTCAGGATTCGCCTGAAGTTCGCGGCATGATCGCTAAAGTCTCTCACCTTGTCCGCGTAGTGGACCAGGACTAAGAGGCGGGAGAGTAACATGAAGCTCAACGAAATTCGCGATAACGACGGCGCTACGCATTCCCGCAAGCGCGTTGGTCGCGGCATCGGGTCCGGACTGGGTAAAACCGGCGGTCGCGGTGTCAAAGGTCAGAAGTCTCGCTCGGGTGTTGCTATCAAGGGCTTTGAAGGTGGTCAGATGCCATTGCATCGTCGTCTTCCAAAGCGCGGCTTTAACAACATCTTTGCAAAAGACTTCAATACCGTTTCCGTTGGTCGCATTCAGCAGGCAATTGATGCTGGCAAACTGGACGCGTCAGCGCCGGTTACTGTCGCCAGCCTCAAGGAAGCTGGTGTTGTGCGTCGTCTGCGGGACGGTGTTCGTCTGCTTAGCGACGGTGAACTGACTGCAAAAGTATCCTTCGAAATCGAAGGTGCTTCCAAGGCAGCCATCGCCGCAGTAGAGAAAGCTGGTGGATCTGTAAAGATCATCGGTGCAGAAGAATAGGAAGGGGGCTCATTTGAGCCTTCTTTTGCTTTAAGGGTAGTGATGGGAAGTGATTCCCGTCACACCCTATAAATTTGTTTTGGCGCCCTTATATTTGATTTTACGATTTTCAGTTTAAGAGAGCGCTTCAAGCGGAGTAGAGAATGGCTTCGGCAGCAGAACAACTCGCCGCCAATATTAACTTTGGCGCCTTTGCAAAGGCAGACGAACTCAAGAAGCGCATCTGGTTTACGCTGGGTGCTTTGTTGGTTTATCGCCTTGGTACTTATATTCCGCTTCCAGGGATCAACCCTGAAGCCCTGGCTAATGCCTTCAGTAGTCATCAGAACGGCATTCTTGGCCTGTTCAACATGTTCTCTGGCGGCGCGGTCGGTCGTATGGCCATCTTTGCGCTCGGGATCATGCCTTACATTTCCGCCTCCATTATCATTCAGTTGATGACCACGGTGTCTCCAGCCTTGGAACAGCTGAAGAAGGATGGGGCGCGTGGTCAAAAGACCATCAACCAATATACCCGCTATGGTACCGTCATTCTTGCCACGTTGCAGGCTTACGGGATTTCGGTCGGGCTTGAAGGGTCCAGCAATATCGTTCTGGATCCGGGATTGTTTTTCCGCTTCTCCACCGTGCTGACGCTCGTCGGCGGCACGATGTTCATGATGTGGCTGGGCGAGCAGATTACCGCGCGTGGTATCGGCAACGGTATTTCCCTGATCATCTTCTCGGGTATTGTGGCCAACCTGCCGACGGCTGTTGCACACACCCTTGAGCTTGGTCGTCAGGGTACGCTGTCTACCGCTGTTATCCTCGGCGTGATCGTCGTTGCTGCTATCGTGATTGCTTTCATTGTCTTCATGGAACGCGCGCAGCGTCGTCTGATCATTCAGTATCCGAAGCGTCAGGTCGGCAACAAGATGTTCCAGGGCGATAGCTCGCATCTGCCGCTGAAGCTGAACACGTCTGGCGTTATTCCGCCGATCTTTGCCTCATCCCTGCTGCTGCTGCCGACCACTGTGGTGAATTTCATTTCCCGCGATGGTTCCGGGCCTGATTGGCTCAACACGGTGACAGCGCTGCTGGGGCATGGTCAACCTCTGTATATGCTGCTATATGCTGCCTTGATTGTATTCTTCGTTTTCTTCTACACAGCGATTGTGTTCAATCCGCAAGACACTGCGGATAATCTGAAGAAGCATGGTGGCTTTATTCCGGGTATTCGTCCCGGGCAGCGGACGGCAGAGTATATTGACAAGATCCTGACCCGTATTTCTGTGATCGGGGCGATCTATCTGGTTCTCGTTTGTCTATTGCCCGAGTTTCTTATCTCCGCAACTGGCGTTCCATTCTACTTCGGGGGCACGTCCCTGTTGATTGTGGTCAGCGTAACCATGGATACGGTTTCCCAGATCCAGGGACATCTGCTGGCCCAACAATATGAAGGGCTGGTCAAGAAATCGAAGCTAAGAGGAAAACGTCGATGAGATTGATTCTGCTGGGACCACCGGGTGCGGGTAAGGGTACGCAGGCTGAACGACTGGTGAATGACTTTAGTATTTGCCAGCTATCTACCGGTGAAATGTTGCGTGCAGCTGTTGCTGCCAAAACGCCGGTAGGCCTGCAAGTGGAACAAATCCTGGAACGTGGCGATCTGGTTTCAGATGAAGTGGTCTGCGCGATCATTTCAGATCGTATCGATGAAGCAGATTGTGCCAACGGGTTCATTCTCGATGGCTTCCCGCGTACGATTGCTCAGGCAGAAGCTCTGGACAAGTTGCTGGAAGAAAAGGGTCTCAAACTGGACGCCGTTGTCGAAATCAGCGTGGACGAAGGAATTCTTTTGTCTCGCATCGAAAAGCGCGCTTCCGAGACCGTGGGCGGTGCCCGTGCCGATGACAATGCTGACTCGCTGAAAAAGCGTTTGGCTGTTTATCGTGAGCAGACGGCTCCGTTGATCGATTATTATGCCAAGACAGGCCTTTTGAAGTCTGTAGATGGTATGCAGGAAATCGAAGCTGTTGCAGCTTCCATCAAGAAAGCCCTGTCATAACAGCTTTTAAAGATCCGGCCATCCTTTGGAGGTCGGGTCTTTTTCTTTGATTGTTCGGGCCGGCGGGTTGGTTAAAGCCGTTTGCTTGTGCGCAAAGATGATAATTTTGAAAAAGTCAACTATTTTGTCGCATTTGCATGTTTAGAGGTTGACTTACTTCAAGTGAATCCGGTACTAACCGGCGCTAATCACGTTTTGTTACGTGGCAGTGTTCGGAGGCCCTCAGCTTTCGAGCACATTTTTGCGTTCTGTTCTCAGGCGCATATATAGTTTGATCTTGGGTCTTGTGGCCGAATGGGGATCAAACCAAGAATGAAGAAAACTGTCTCCTACCATTAAGCCGCATGGCTCAGGATGGGGAGGGGATGACCAATAGTCTGCAGCTAAACAGGCAACTGTTTGCTGTAACGAGGAGATTAGACGTGGCCCGTATTGCTGGCGTCAATATACCGACGAACAAGCGCGTTGTCATCGCGCTTCAATATATCCATGGCATCGGCGCGAAGTTCGCTCAGGAAATCGTTGAACAAGTCAACATTTCTCCAGAACGTCGTGTCAATGAACTGTCTGATGCTGAAGTCCTGAAAATCCGCGAAGTGATCGATGCCGGTTACACCGTGGAGGGTGACTTGCGTCGTCAGACGTCAATGAACATCAAGCGCCTCATGGATTTGGCTTGCTACCGTGGCCTTCGCCACCGTCGTGGCCTGCCTGTTCGCGGTCAGCGCACCCACACCAACGCTCGCACCCGCAAGGGTCCTGCTAAAGCGATCGCTGGTAAAAAGAAATAATCCACGTCCGGTGGAGCCGCTGGTATCACGGCGGTGTAGAGATCGAGGTAAAATATGGCTAAAGATGCCTCGCGCGTTAAGCGTCGCGAACGTAAAAATATTACGTCTGGCGTAGCGCATGTGAATTCAACCTTCAACAACACCATGATCACCATCTCTGATGCTCAGGGGAACACGATTTCCTGGTCTTCAGCTGGTGCTATGGGGTTCAAGGGCTCTCGTAAGTCCACCCCGTTTGCCGCTCAGATGGCTGGTGAAGATGCAGGTAAAAAAGCTGCCGAACATGGCATGAAAACTCTCGAAGTTGAAGTTCGCGGTCCTGGTTCAGGACGCGAGTCTGCACTTCGTGCTTTGCAGGCAGCGGGCTTTACTATTACGTCCATCCGTGACGTGTCCCCAATCCCGCACAATGGTTGTCGTCCGCGCAAGCGTCGTCGCGTCTAAGTGTAATTCAGGTTCCCTGCAAGTCCAATGCAGGATTTTGCGGGGTGTCGCCCCGAAACAAGAAAGGGTTGAGACGTGATTCAGAAAAACTGGCAGGAACTCATCAAGCCAACCAAACTCGAAATCACCCCTGGTGACGACGAATTGCGTGTCGCCAAAGTGGTTGCCGAGCCTCTGGAACGTGGCTTTGGCATGACTTTGGGCAATGCCCTGCGTCGTGTTCTGCTTTCATCCTTGCAGGGTGCAGCGGTAACCTCCATCCAGATTGATGGTGTGTTGCATGAATTCTCTTCTATTGCAGGTGTTCGCGAAGATGTGACGGATCTGATCCTGAACGTTAAAGAGATCTCTCTGCGCATGGAAGGGGAAGGTCCGAAACGCATGGTGCTTCGTAAAGAAGGACCGGGTGTTGTTCGGGCTGGCGACATTCAGGTTGTCGGGGACGTCGAAATTCTGAACCCTGAGCTGCCACTTTGTACGCTTGACGTGGGTGCAGAATTGCGCATGGAATTTACCGTTGATAGCGGTAAGGGCTATGTGACTGCGACTCAGAACCGTCCAGACGATGCTCCTATCGGTCTTATTCCGGTGGACAGCCTCTATTCTCCGGTCAAACGCGTTGCTTACAATGTCGAGAATACCCGTCAGGGTCAGGATCTCGACTTTGACAAGCTGACGATGACGATCGAAACAGATGGCTCGGTCAAGCCTGAAGATGCTGTGGCTTACGCTGCGCGCATTCTGCAGGACCAGCTGTCTATCTTCGTGAATTTCGAAGAGCCAGAGAAGGAAGTTGTTCAGGAACAGACCCAGGAGTTGGCATTCAACCCGGCACTTCTCAAGAAAGTGGACGAGTTGGAACTGTCTGTCCGTTCTGCAAACTGCCTGAAAAACGACAACATTGTTTACATCGGCGATCTTATCCAGAAGACGGAAGCGGAAATGCTTCGCACTCCGAACTTTGGGCGCAAGTCGCTTAACGAGATCAAGGAAGTCCTTGCACAGATGGGTTTGCATCTTGGCATGGAAGTTCAGGCTTGGCCGCCTGAAAATATCGACGATCTCGCAAAGCGCTACGAAGATCAGTATTAATCACCAGCGGTTTGTAACCGTCGGATAGAGTAAAGGAGAGGGCAATGCGCCACGGCAAATCAGGTCGCAAGCTCAATCGCACCGCTTCTCATCGCAAAGCAATGTTCGCCAACATGGCAGCAGCTTTGATCAAACATGAGCAAATTGTTACCACTCTGCCTAAGGCTAAAGAAATGAAGCCGATTGCAGACAAACTCATCACTCTGGCAAAACGTGGCGATCTTCATGCACGTCGTCAGGCTATCTCTCAGATTCGCGACAAAGACATGGTCGCAAAGCTGTTTGAAACGCTTGGCCCTCGCTATGAAGAACGCAAAGGTGGCTACACCCGCGTTCTTAAAGCCGGTTTCCGTTATGGCGACAATGCTCCGATGGCTGTCATCGAGCTTGTTGATCGTGATCCGGAAGCCCGCGGCAAGGATTCCGGTCCTACCGCAGAGGCTGATGTGGAAGACGCAGCGTAAGTTTACGCAGTCTTGAAAGATTAAAGAGGGTGGCTTCGTGCCGCCCTTTTTTTGTATTTGTGCTAGAATGGGTTGTCTTGGGTGTATTTGCATTCTAGAAGTTGTTGTAGCGCGAGACCGTGAAGGAGTTTGGAATGTCCAGAGTGCAGATGGTGGCTTTGTTTGTTCGACTGGCTGGGCTTGTCTGGCTGTTGTCAAACTGGGAGATGACGATCGTGCTGCCCGCTGCCTACCTAAAGGGAGGCAGCGGTATTGCATTCTCGGCCGGGTTTGTTTTCCTTTTGGTTGCCCTCGTTAAACTCGGTGTAGGCGGGTTTCTTTGTCTCAGGCCCTTGTCTGTTGTGCGGATCATGACACCGGGGGAGGTCAAAAGCAGCGATGAAGAAGCGGCGCCGACAATTGGGGACATTCAAACTGTTCTGTTCGTTTGTCTGGGGTTGTATTTTGCAATTCCGGCGTTCCTTTCATTGCTCAGCCCAATCTACGGCATTGTCACTTCAGGGTTCCCCAGCTCCATCCTTGGCGACCCGCAAACTGTTCTTTTTAGGTTCATCTCTCCGGTGACGAGATTTGCCATTGGCATCTGGCTCATTCTGGGTGCCCGGGGGCTGATGAATGTTGTCAACAAGCTGAGAACCGCTGATCGCGTTTAGCTGCGGTCTTTTGATTAAATCTTGGCAATGGTTGAAGATGGGCGCCTTGGGATCTTAATTCTGCCCGTTCATATGCCTATCTCTTCGGGTAGAGATTTCTCCTTCAGGTCTCTGGAGGGCCTATTCCTTGAAAAAATGAGGTTTTATGATGATTTCGCGAAAAGGGATGGCAGCACTCGCCGTTTTGCTCATCGCGGCAGGGGGCGGATATCTGGCTCGTGATTTCGTGCCATCGTCCAATGCAGCCAACAAAGTCGTGCAGCCCAAAGTGACGCAAGTGGTCGAGCGTGTGCCTGCCAACAAGGCTGAGATGCAGCTCAGTTTTTCACCTTTGGTAAAAGAAGCCGCTCCCGCAGTGGTCAACGTCTATGCGACGCGCAAGGTGGTGACCCGAAGCCGTTCGCCTTTCTTCAATGATCCATTCTTTGAAAGATTTTTCGGGCAGGGCGGTTTCGGCGCACCACGCGAGCGGGTTGAGCGGTCGCTCGGCTCTGGTGTGATTGTGGATCATACCGGCGTTATCGTGACCAACCATCATGTGATCGATGGGGCAACCGAGGTGAAAGTGGCGCTTGCCGACCGCACCGAGTTTGAAGCCGATGTGGTGCTGGATGATGAAAAGACCGATCTTGCCATTCTGAAGGTACGCGATCTTAAAGGCGATTTGCCGCATCTGGAATTTGCCGATTCGGACGATACCCAGGTTGGAGATCTGGTGCTTGCCATTGGCAACCCCTTTGGGGTGGGCCAGACCGTGACGAGCGGTATTGTCTCTGCCGTCGCTCGCACGCAGGTTGGTGCCTCTGACTATAGCTATTTCGTACAGACCGATGCGGCCATCAACCCGGGCAACTCCGGTGGCGCACTGGTGAATATGCAGGGCCAACTGGTGGGCATCAATAGCTCCATCTACACCCGGTCTGGTGGGTCAAACGGGATTGGTTTTGCCATTCCTGCCAATATGGTCAAACTGGTGGCTGATGCCGCGATTTCCGGCAAGGCCGTGCAGCGGGCCTGGTTTGGCGGCAGTTTGCAGATGGTCAGCTCCGATATCGCGTCTGGTCTTGGTCTTGATCGCCCACAAGGCGTGCTGGTCACCGAGGTATATGAGGACAGCCCGGCCAAAGCCGCAGGTTTGGAAATTGGTGATCTGATTCTCAAGGTGAATGGCAAGAATGTCGATAGTCCGGATGCTTTTGGGTATCGATTCGCCACTGTGCCGCTTGGGTCTGAAGTATCGCTGGATATCGTCCGTCAGGGTGGTGCGCGCACTATCGTGATGAAAGCTGCCGCAGCACCGGAGAAGCCGCCCAGAGACAAGCGCTATATTGAGGGATACTCTCCGTTTGATGGCGCCACGGTTCTTAACCTTTCGCCCCTGGTATC encodes the following:
- a CDS encoding DNA-directed RNA polymerase subunit alpha translates to MIQKNWQELIKPTKLEITPGDDELRVAKVVAEPLERGFGMTLGNALRRVLLSSLQGAAVTSIQIDGVLHEFSSIAGVREDVTDLILNVKEISLRMEGEGPKRMVLRKEGPGVVRAGDIQVVGDVEILNPELPLCTLDVGAELRMEFTVDSGKGYVTATQNRPDDAPIGLIPVDSLYSPVKRVAYNVENTRQGQDLDFDKLTMTIETDGSVKPEDAVAYAARILQDQLSIFVNFEEPEKEVVQEQTQELAFNPALLKKVDELELSVRSANCLKNDNIVYIGDLIQKTEAEMLRTPNFGRKSLNEIKEVLAQMGLHLGMEVQAWPPENIDDLAKRYEDQY
- the rpsM gene encoding 30S ribosomal protein S13, with protein sequence MARIAGVNIPTNKRVVIALQYIHGIGAKFAQEIVEQVNISPERRVNELSDAEVLKIREVIDAGYTVEGDLRRQTSMNIKRLMDLACYRGLRHRRGLPVRGQRTHTNARTRKGPAKAIAGKKK
- the rpsK gene encoding 30S ribosomal protein S11, with amino-acid sequence MAKDASRVKRRERKNITSGVAHVNSTFNNTMITISDAQGNTISWSSAGAMGFKGSRKSTPFAAQMAGEDAGKKAAEHGMKTLEVEVRGPGSGRESALRALQAAGFTITSIRDVSPIPHNGCRPRKRRRV
- the rpmD gene encoding 50S ribosomal protein L30, with product MATKEQGTVTVEQIGSPLRRPKDQRATLIGLGLNKLHRRRTLQDSPEVRGMIAKVSHLVRVVDQD
- the rplQ gene encoding 50S ribosomal protein L17, coding for MRHGKSGRKLNRTASHRKAMFANMAAALIKHEQIVTTLPKAKEMKPIADKLITLAKRGDLHARRQAISQIRDKDMVAKLFETLGPRYEERKGGYTRVLKAGFRYGDNAPMAVIELVDRDPEARGKDSGPTAEADVEDAA
- the rplO gene encoding 50S ribosomal protein L15 is translated as MKLNEIRDNDGATHSRKRVGRGIGSGLGKTGGRGVKGQKSRSGVAIKGFEGGQMPLHRRLPKRGFNNIFAKDFNTVSVGRIQQAIDAGKLDASAPVTVASLKEAGVVRRLRDGVRLLSDGELTAKVSFEIEGASKAAIAAVEKAGGSVKIIGAEE
- the rpsE gene encoding 30S ribosomal protein S5, encoding MNKKPDRNDREERESEFVDRLVHINRVAKVVKGGRRFGFAALVVIGDQKGRVGFGHGKAREVPEAIRKASDAAKRNMIRVPLREGRTLHHDVYGRHGAGKVTLRAAPAGTGIIAGGPMRAVFETLGVQDVVAKSVGTSNPYNMVRATFDALKAEDSPRGVAARRGLKVSTLQARRRVSDGGRSDS
- a CDS encoding DegQ family serine endoprotease, whose translation is MMISRKGMAALAVLLIAAGGGYLARDFVPSSNAANKVVQPKVTQVVERVPANKAEMQLSFSPLVKEAAPAVVNVYATRKVVTRSRSPFFNDPFFERFFGQGGFGAPRERVERSLGSGVIVDHTGVIVTNHHVIDGATEVKVALADRTEFEADVVLDDEKTDLAILKVRDLKGDLPHLEFADSDDTQVGDLVLAIGNPFGVGQTVTSGIVSAVARTQVGASDYSYFVQTDAAINPGNSGGALVNMQGQLVGINSSIYTRSGGSNGIGFAIPANMVKLVADAAISGKAVQRAWFGGSLQMVSSDIASGLGLDRPQGVLVTEVYEDSPAKAAGLEIGDLILKVNGKNVDSPDAFGYRFATVPLGSEVSLDIVRQGGARTIVMKAAAAPEKPPRDKRYIEGYSPFDGATVLNLSPLVSQELGVDSGLKGVVISDVRNGTTAERLGLKIGDVIRKVNGQVVRNTKDLETLTKQEFRLWRLEIQRDGKLIKTTIS
- the secY gene encoding preprotein translocase subunit SecY; protein product: MASAAEQLAANINFGAFAKADELKKRIWFTLGALLVYRLGTYIPLPGINPEALANAFSSHQNGILGLFNMFSGGAVGRMAIFALGIMPYISASIIIQLMTTVSPALEQLKKDGARGQKTINQYTRYGTVILATLQAYGISVGLEGSSNIVLDPGLFFRFSTVLTLVGGTMFMMWLGEQITARGIGNGISLIIFSGIVANLPTAVAHTLELGRQGTLSTAVILGVIVVAAIVIAFIVFMERAQRRLIIQYPKRQVGNKMFQGDSSHLPLKLNTSGVIPPIFASSLLLLPTTVVNFISRDGSGPDWLNTVTALLGHGQPLYMLLYAALIVFFVFFYTAIVFNPQDTADNLKKHGGFIPGIRPGQRTAEYIDKILTRISVIGAIYLVLVCLLPEFLISATGVPFYFGGTSLLIVVSVTMDTVSQIQGHLLAQQYEGLVKKSKLRGKRR
- a CDS encoding adenylate kinase, encoding MRLILLGPPGAGKGTQAERLVNDFSICQLSTGEMLRAAVAAKTPVGLQVEQILERGDLVSDEVVCAIISDRIDEADCANGFILDGFPRTIAQAEALDKLLEEKGLKLDAVVEISVDEGILLSRIEKRASETVGGARADDNADSLKKRLAVYREQTAPLIDYYAKTGLLKSVDGMQEIEAVAASIKKALS